From one Astatotilapia calliptera chromosome 10, fAstCal1.2, whole genome shotgun sequence genomic stretch:
- the aifm1 gene encoding apoptosis-inducing factor 1, mitochondrial, translated as MLKCRTVWKKLAPLARTSSTLCRQNVRKAGLNNGRIPTHVPTAHMSSGLPGGGGDNLKYALLVGAASIGGVAYAYHTMKGDQQRYQARITELSSRSQKAAAKESVTPIQPQPPAVETTETKATTEPKPETAPSSQEPSPPASGTEAVATSETTELPPAVGFTPASLKLPSHAPYLLIGGGTASFAAARSIRARDPGAKVLIVTDEPDLPYMRPPLSKELWFSDDPSVTETLRFKQWNGKERSIYFQPSSFYINPEELDSVENGGVAVLTGKKVVHMDVRGNKVKLDDDTEISYDKCLIATGGVPRNLQVIERAGEEVMRRTTLFRKIEDFRSLDKVSRNVKSITIIGGGFLGSELACALGRRSTESDLEVIQMFPEKGNMGKVLPEYLSNWTTEKVKKEGVKIISEALVKSVTCKDDKLEIHLKDGRLVKTDHIVTAVGLEPNVDLANSGGLEVDSDFGGYRVNAELQARSNIWVAGDAACFYDIRLGRRRVEHHDHAVVSGRLAGENMTGASKPYWHQSMFWSDLGPDVGYEAIGIVDSSLPTVGVFAKATAKDTPKAATEESGTGIRSESETEDTATSAVASVTPAPVVENKDDYGKGVIFYLRDKVVVGIILWNVFNRMPVARKIIKDGEEHADLNEVAKLFNIHED; from the exons ATGCTGAAATGTAGGACTGTGTGGAAAAAGCTCGCTCCTTTGGCTAGAACTTCATCAACTCTGTGCCGGCAGAATGTGAGAAAAGCAG GTTTGAACAATGGCAGAATACCAACACATGTACCCACAGCTCACATGTCCAGTGGGCTGCCAGGGGGTGGTGGGGATAATCTAAAGTATGCCCTCCTGGTTGGAGCAGCCTCCATTGGTGGCGTGGCATAT GCGTACCATACTATGAAAGGAGACCAGCAAAGATATCAGGCACGTATCACTGAACTTTCGTCCAGATCACAAAAAGCAGCTGCAAAAGAATCAGTCACACCCATCCAGCCCCAGCCTCCCG cTGTAGAAACCACTGAGACAAAAG CCACCACTGAGCCAAAACCTGAAACAGCTCCTTCATCCCAGGAGCCAAGCCCTCCAGCATCAGGCACTGAAGCAGTAGCCACCAGTGAAACAACCGAACTGCCTCCAG CCGTGGGCTTCACACCTGCCTCTCTCAAGCTGCCCTCACATGCCCCCTATCTCCTCATTGGTGGAGGTACTGCCTCTTTTGCTGCTGCTCGGTCTATTCGAGCCAGAGACCCCGGTGCCAAG GTACTAATTGTGACTGATGAGCCAGACCTTCCATATATGAGACCTCCTCTTTCTAAAGAGCTGTGGTTCTCTGATGATCCCAGTGTGACAGAAACTCTGCGCTTCAAACAATGGAACGGAAAAGAAAGGAG CATCTACTTCCAGCCGTCATCATTCTACATTAACCCAGAAGAGCTGGATAGTGTAGAAAATGGAGGAGTGGCTGTTCTCACTGGGAAAAAG gtGGTTCATATGGATGTGAGAGGAAACAAAGTAAAACTGGACGATGACACTGAGATTTCATATGACAAGTGTTTGATTGCTACAG GTGGTGTGCCAAGAAATCTCCAAGTCATTGAAAGAGCAGGAGAGGAAGTGATGAGGAGAACCACTTTGTTCCGCAAG ATTGAGGACTTCAGATCTCTGGATAAGGTCTCGAGGAATGTAAAATCCATCACTATCATTGGAGGTGGCTTCTTGGGCAGCGAGCTGGCTTGTGCCCTTGGCAGGAGAT ctACTGAGTCAGATCTGGAGGTGATACAGATGTTCCCTGAGAAGGGTAACATGGGAAAAGTGCTACCCGAGTATCTGAGCAACTGGACAACAGAAAAAGTCAAGAAAG AGGGTGTAAAGATTATTTCAGAAGCTTTGGTGAAGTCTGTGACCTGCAAAGATGACAAATTAGAAATCCATCTAAAGGATGGTAGATTG GTGAAAACTGATCACATTGTTACAGCTGTTGGCCTAGAGCCAAATGTTGACCTTGCTAATTCAGGAGGTCTGGAGGTGGACTCTGACTTTGGTGGCTACCGGGTAAACGCAGAGCTGCAAGCGAGGTCCAATATTTGGGTG GCAGGAGATGCTGCGTGTTTCTATGACATCAGACTGGGTCGCAGACGTGTGGAGCACCACGATCACGCTGTTGTGAGTGGTAGACTAGCTGGAGAGAACATGACGGGAGCCAGCAAACCCTACTGGCATCAGTCCATGTTCTG GAGTGATCTGGGTCCTGATGTAGGCTACGAGGCTATCGGGATTGTTGACAGCAGCCTACCAACAGTAGGCGTGTTTGCTAAAGCCACTGCCAAGGATACGCCTAAAGCTGCTACAGAAGAGTCAG GAACTGGGATCCGCTCAGAAAGTGAAACGGAGGACACAGCCACCAGCGCGGTGGCCTCTGTGACACCTGCTCCTGTCGTGGAGAACAAAGACGACTATGGCAAAGGAGTCATCTTCTACCTAAGAGACAAAGTGGTGGTgggaattatcctgtggaacgTGTTTAACAGAATGCCCGTTGCAAGGAAG ATCATCAAGGATGGAGAAGAGCATGCAGATCTGAACGAAGTGGCCAAGCTGTTCAACATCCACGAGGATTAA
- the glra4b gene encoding glycine receptor, alpha 4b encodes MLLHILCPLWASFVIFQQGRSVQCKELKFPSRAVKPPSPSDFLDKLMGRTSGYDARIRPNFKGSPVNVTCNIFINSFGSITETTMDYRLNVFLRQQWNDPRLAYKEYPDDSLDLDPSMLDSIWKPDLFFANEKGANFHEVTTDNKLLRIFQNGNVLYSIRLTLTLSCPMDLKNFPMDSQTCTMQLESFGYTMNDLIFEWLDVGAVQVADDLMLPQFVLKEEKGLGYCTKHYNTGKFTCIEVKFYLERQMGYYLIQMYIPSLLTVILSWVSFWINMDAAPARVGLGITTVLTMTTQSSGSRASLPKVSYVKAIDIWMAVCLLFVFAALLEYAAVNFVSRQHKEFFRMKKKLKEQQQQQRTGTGDSKVKGNNMSGNNAPHGNASQQCSACAREEELAQQGFLLQSIGLALSSQEMDATPIFADLPPGLGFYEIRRRFVDRAKRIDTISRAVFPMSFLMFNVLYWVTYKVLRHEDVQGIL; translated from the exons ATGCTACTGCACATCCTGTGTCCACTGTGGGCTTCGTTTGTCATTTTTCAACAAGGCAG GTCTGTGCAATGTAAGGAGCTGAAGTTCCCCAGCAGGGCAGTCAAGCCGCCCTCTCCCTCTGACTTTTTGGACAAACTGATGGGACGCACATCTGGCTATGATGCTCGCATCAGACCAAATTTCAAAG GTTCTCCTGTCAACGTGACCTGTAACATCTTCATCAACAGCTTTGGATCCATCACTGAAACAACTATG GACTATCGGCTCAATGTATTTCTACGGCAGCAGTGGAATGACCCTCGACTAGCATATAAGGAGTACCCTGATGACTCTCTGGACTTGGACCCCTCAATGTTGGACTCCATTTGGAAACCTGACTTATTCTTTGCAAATGAAAAGGGAGCAAACTTTCACGAGGTTACAACAGACAACAAACTGCTGCGGATCTTCCAGAACGGAAATGTCCTCTACAGCATCAG ACTGACACTCACGCTTTCCTGTCCCATGGATTTGAAAAACTTCCCCATGGACAGCCAGACGTGCACCATGCAGCTTGAAAGCT TTGGTTACACCATGAATGACCTGATTTTTGAATGGCTGGATGTGGGAGCAGTGCAAGTTGCTGATGATCTAATGCTCCCTCAGTTTGTGCTAAAAGAGGAGAAAGGTCTTGGTTACTGCACCAAGCACTACAACACAG GTAAATTCACCTGCATTGAAGTCAAATTCTACCTAGAGCGCCAAATGGGCTACTACCTGATCCAGATGTACATACCGAGCCTGCTGACTGTCATCCTGTCTTGGGTGTCGTTCTGGATCAACATGGATGCAGCTCCCGCAAGGGTGGGATTGGGAATCACTACTGTGCTCACCATGACAACACAGAGCTCTGGCTCCAGGGCCTCCCTGCCAAAG GTATCCTATGTCAAAGCCATAGACATCTGGATGGCGGTGtgtcttctgtttgtgtttgctgcacTACTGGAGTATGCAGCCGTCAACTTTGTTTCACGCCAGCACAAGGAGTTCttcagaatgaaaaagaaactcaaagagcagcagcagcagcagagaact GGGACCGGTGACAGTAAGGTGAAAGGAAACAACATGTCAGGGAACAATGCTCCTCATGGGAATGCATCCCAGCAGTGCAGTGCCTGTGCCAGG gaggaggagctggcaCAGCAGGGTTTTCTGCTCCAGAGTATTGGACTTGCACTGTCCTCTCAGGAAATGGATGCAACACCCATTTTTGCTGATCTACCTCCTGGTTTGGGTTTCTATGAGATACGGAGGCGTTTTGTGGATCGGGCCAAAAGGATTGATACCATCTCCCGAGCTGTTTTTCCCATGAGCTTCCTGATGTTTAACGTCCTTTATTGGGTTACCTATAAAGTTCTGCGACATGAAGACGTCCAAGGAATACTGTGA
- the nufip2 gene encoding nuclear fragile X mental retardation-interacting protein 2: MEEQPKDRAQDRQYHHHGDDRHSFQQSTCLKNDQSHFQCQHQETQTKKTGNKKVSISDEEGEKNPHLSNAVGMSHPPSINANRHTINTNAKPKSTQKLCTTVPKISIKGMDHKKNMDFKNDKEKVQDLSHHEGPPLDKKDSVLLQNGVVNCGLITNGYSSKDNDGSSSEGGYTTPKKRKTRCNNTKNTDNVIREKERDMQQGHTTEELGALNLETNEKGMTSRLDGFRATQKVETQSTAKRAVVSEASVGESQRKNSDGKTVGTLGKKTEERHKGKLSSPSKEDSWTLFKPPPVFPVDNSSAKIVPKISYASKVKENLNKVAQGGGEALPPPVRLSQVPMSAMKTITSASFTNGPVSGNGNGCPSVGTFLAPAASSIPSAQSILSGNNVASPLESNCSSTTSPVDGEAYELRKCTLLIYPLNMQPVLPSARHLDPPAAQTNQKALGDIFQNQWGLSFINEPNLGPEGGNGLVPGEDKTTVVTSNSECQAVAAKVAQPCFDISPSLLEPGPLVQDPEKRTCIPCIVSNACPPAYGMSEEENKLQPCGKEKTQGAGTAVLAPSKDNGAKPAQGQLTTLLFGSSKEQVLSKDISTRCSWGSFDVKAAVTYHTKEMESVFNLQKQDPKRVVIYGETKDGPDQ; this comes from the exons ATGGAGGAACAGCCCAAAGACCGGGCACAAGACAGGCAATACCATCACCACGGAGACGACAGGCACTCTTTTCAGCAGTCAACTTGTCTAAAAAATGATCAGAGCCACTTCCAGTGCCAGCATCAGGAAACGCAGACGAAGAAAACAG GCAATAAAAAAGTAAGCATCAGTGAcgaggagggagagaagaatCCACATCTGTCTAATGCTGTTGGCATGTCGCATCCACCTAGCATCAATGCTAACAGACACACAATTAATACAAATGCAAAGCCCAAATCGACGCAAAAGCTGTGCACGACTGTTCCAAAAATAAGCATCAAAGGAATGGACCATAAGAAGAATATggactttaaaaatgacaaggaGAAGGTGCAGGATTTGAGTCATCATGAGGGCCCGCCTTTGGATAAGAAGGACTCCGTATTACTTCAAAATGGCGTCGTAAACTGTGGCTTAATTACAAATGGCTATTCTAGCAAGGACAATGACGGTAGTAGCTCGGAAGGTGGATATACTACTCCGAAGAAACGCAAGACCAGATGTAACAATACAAAGAACACTGATAATGTGataagagaaaaggagagagacaTGCAGCAGGGCCACACTACAGAGGAGCTGGGGGCTTTGAATCTAGAGACAAATGAGAAAGGAATGACCTCGAGACTCGATGGATTTAGAGCCACCCAGAAAGTAGAAACTCAGTCGACAGCCAAACGGGCTGTTGTATCAGAGGCTTCAGTGGGTGAATCTCAGAGGAAAAACTCTGATGGAAAGACAGTTGGCACCTTGGGTAAAAAAACTGAGGAAAGACACAAAGGCAAGCTTTCTTCACCTTCAAAAGAGGACTCATGGACTTTGTTCAAGCCTCCGCCAGTATTTCCTGTGGACAATAGCAGTGCTAAAATTGTTCCCAAGATCAGTTATGCAAGTAAAGTAAAAGAGAACCTCAACAAAGTAGCTCAAGGTGGAGGAGAGGCACTGCCTCCTCCTGTCAGACTGTCACAGGTCCCTATGTCTGCTATGAAAACCATCACCTCAGCTAGTTTTACTAATGGTCCTGTTTCTGGAAATGGAAACGGTTGCCCGTCAGTGGGTACCTTCTTAGCTCCTGCTGCTAGTAGTATTCCATCAGCCCAGTCTATCCTAAGTGGCAACAATGTAGCATCTCCTTTGGAAAGTAACTGTAGCTCCACAACTAGTCCTGTAGATGGAGAGGCATATGAGCTTAGAAAGTGTACTCTTTTAATTTACCCTTTAAATATGCAACCTGTACTCCCTAGCGCTCGTCACCTTGACCCACCAGCGGCTCAGACAAATCAGAAAGCCCTGGGAGATATCTTCCAGAATCAGTGGGGGCTTTCCTTCATTAATGAGCCCAACTTGGGCCCAGAAGGCGGAAATGGGCTGGTGCCCGGAGAGGACAAAACTACTGTGGTCACATCTAATAGCGAGTGTCAAGCTGTTGCAGCCAAGGTTGCCCAGCCTTGCTTTGACATTAGCCCATCATTGTTAGAGCCTGGGCCTTTGGTTCAAGACCCTGAGAAAAGGACTTGTATCCCTTGCATTGTGTCCAATGCTTGTCCTCCTGCTTATGGGATGAGTGAGGAGGAGAACAAGCTGCAGCCATGTGGCAAGGAAAAGACACAAGGTGCAGGAACTGCTGTGTTGGCCCCCAGTAAAGACAACGGTGCTAAGCCTGCGCAGGGTCAGCTAACCACTTTATTATTTGGCTCATCTAAAGAACAGGTTCTCTCTAAAGACATTAGCACGAGGTGTAGCTGGGGGTCCTTTGACGTTAAAGCTGCTGTCACTTATCACACTAAAG AAATGGAATCCGTTTTCAACTTGCAAAAACAAG ATCCAAAAAGGGTAGTAATTTACGGCGAGACCAAGGATGGACCTGATCAGTGA